A portion of the Luxibacter massiliensis genome contains these proteins:
- a CDS encoding ABC transporter substrate-binding protein has protein sequence MKRKKIWAAVMAAIMLATAVTGCGGGSEEGAKGQASKDGVTLTLYGNADDAAKPYMQKIFELYEEETGNKIDVQGLDASNFESVCLTKFQTGDIPDVLMHFGGYSLDAYNPAENFVDFTDAEWVDDIADTSVAQTMRDGVVYGLPFWESSVSGCFYNKQIFEEQGLEVPATQAEFDTVCQKLLDAGIQPIYMAAADSWPLLYQFGMDPIFAEGDLLEKINSNQTTYSDIPEMHSLLEWYKTSADKGYFGEDYATDTWDYSSEVLGTGEAAMIFCWDTWFDTDYDSESYDYTSEDFGLMPIFMGTAEEGTYEGGNNSLLLVNKNGDHVDTAIEFVNFCADPDNYNQAFDGVATTPTFKGMTTNKLSSQYQGAEDSIAKVGNPSIANPEIIGFSQNDGGKCIQELLVGNIDVKECLKLMDEERIKVATSQNVEGFK, from the coding sequence ATGAAAAGGAAAAAGATCTGGGCGGCAGTTATGGCGGCAATTATGTTGGCGACAGCGGTCACTGGATGCGGAGGAGGCAGCGAGGAGGGCGCAAAAGGCCAGGCCTCAAAAGACGGGGTTACGCTGACCCTCTATGGGAATGCGGATGATGCAGCCAAGCCATATATGCAGAAAATTTTTGAACTGTATGAGGAGGAAACGGGAAACAAAATTGATGTCCAGGGCCTCGACGCCAGCAATTTTGAAAGTGTGTGCCTGACTAAGTTTCAGACCGGGGATATCCCTGATGTACTGATGCATTTTGGCGGGTATAGCCTGGATGCTTATAATCCGGCAGAGAATTTTGTGGATTTTACTGATGCTGAATGGGTGGATGATATTGCGGACACTTCTGTGGCTCAGACAATGAGGGATGGCGTCGTATACGGACTTCCATTCTGGGAATCCTCTGTTTCCGGATGTTTTTATAATAAACAAATTTTTGAGGAACAGGGACTTGAGGTTCCCGCAACTCAGGCTGAATTTGACACTGTGTGCCAGAAACTGTTAGATGCGGGAATACAGCCGATTTACATGGCAGCGGCGGACTCGTGGCCTTTATTATATCAGTTTGGGATGGATCCAATCTTTGCAGAGGGAGATCTGCTGGAGAAAATAAACAGCAACCAGACGACTTATTCAGATATTCCAGAAATGCACAGTCTCCTTGAATGGTATAAGACCAGCGCAGATAAAGGATATTTTGGAGAAGATTATGCAACTGATACATGGGATTACAGCAGTGAGGTGCTTGGAACAGGGGAAGCAGCTATGATATTCTGCTGGGACACTTGGTTTGATACAGACTATGACAGCGAATCCTATGATTATACAAGCGAAGACTTTGGGTTGATGCCTATCTTTATGGGAACCGCAGAAGAAGGGACCTATGAAGGAGGTAATAATTCTCTCTTGTTGGTAAACAAAAATGGGGATCACGTAGATACTGCCATTGAATTTGTAAATTTCTGTGCAGATCCAGATAACTATAACCAGGCCTTTGACGGTGTTGCGACTACACCCACTTTCAAGGGGATGACAACAAATAAGCTTTCATCCCAGTACCAGGGGGCTGAGGACAGCATCGCCAAAGTAGGGAACCCGTCTATTGCCAATCCAGAGATTATCGGATTCTCTCAGAACGATGGAGGAAAATGTATACAGGAACTGCTGGTAGGAAATATTGATGTGAAAGAATGTCTAAAGTTGATGGATGAAGAACGTATTAAAGTAGCTACATCCCAAAATGTAGAAGGGTTCAAGTAA
- the iolG gene encoding inositol 2-dehydrogenase: MVRVGIIGAGRIGKVHTASLCTRVSNAVLKTVADPFMDNETAEWIKSMGNISVTKNYKEIIEDPEIDAVLICSSTDTHSSISMEAIEAGKHVFCEKPVDHDIQKIKKVLMALEKSSVKYQVGFNRRFDHNFEAVQKAVVNGDVGVPHIIRITSRDPEPPSPEYVKVSGGMFLDMTIHDFDMARYLAGCDAVEVYAEAGVMVDSKIGDAGDVDTAVITLRMENGAIVVIDNSRKAVYGYDQRAEVFGSGGMAAVANDTTSSMVLSNSRGVVGQKPLYFFLERYMDSFAKEMECFVRAIEEDTETPVGAEDGLKPVLMGMAAKKSVLEHRPVKISEIEESSGL; this comes from the coding sequence ATGGTGAGAGTAGGGATTATTGGCGCGGGCCGTATTGGGAAAGTACATACTGCCAGCCTTTGCACTAGAGTTTCAAATGCAGTGCTCAAAACAGTTGCAGATCCATTTATGGATAATGAGACCGCAGAGTGGATAAAAAGTATGGGCAATATCAGTGTTACTAAAAATTATAAGGAGATTATTGAGGATCCGGAGATTGATGCGGTACTTATATGTTCTTCCACAGATACACATTCTTCTATCTCCATGGAAGCAATAGAAGCGGGCAAGCATGTTTTCTGTGAGAAACCAGTGGATCATGACATACAGAAAATCAAGAAAGTACTCATGGCCCTTGAGAAAAGCAGTGTGAAGTACCAAGTTGGGTTTAACAGGAGATTTGACCACAATTTTGAGGCCGTGCAGAAAGCCGTGGTAAATGGGGATGTAGGAGTTCCCCATATTATCCGTATCACGTCCAGAGATCCGGAACCTCCTTCACCAGAGTATGTGAAAGTATCTGGGGGGATGTTCCTGGATATGACCATCCATGATTTTGACATGGCCCGTTATCTGGCCGGGTGTGATGCCGTGGAGGTATATGCAGAAGCAGGAGTGATGGTGGACAGTAAAATCGGGGATGCGGGAGATGTAGATACAGCGGTAATTACTTTGAGAATGGAAAACGGCGCCATTGTAGTTATTGATAACTCCAGAAAGGCAGTTTATGGGTATGACCAGAGGGCCGAGGTTTTTGGGTCTGGGGGCATGGCGGCGGTTGCCAATGATACAACTTCTTCCATGGTGCTGAGTAACAGCCGCGGGGTAGTGGGACAAAAGCCGCTGTATTTTTTCCTGGAACGATATATGGATTCTTTTGCGAAGGAGATGGAGTGCTTTGTCAGGGCAATCGAGGAAGACACAGAGACACCCGTCGGCGCAGAGGATGGACTGAAACCGGTACTGATGGGTATGGCTGCAAAAAAGTCTGTTTTGGAGCATAGGCCTGTAAAGATTTCAGAGATTGAAGAATCTTCAGGCTTATAA
- the iolE gene encoding myo-inosose-2 dehydratase, which yields MFDKEKVSLGIAPIAWTNDDLPDLGGQNTFEQCVSEMALAGYSGSEVGNKYPKDPAVLKRALDLRGLGICNQWFSCFLLTEPFQKVEKDFREQLVFLKQMGAKIIGVSEQSYSVQGQQGTPIFGHKYKMNEKEWDTLCGGLDRLGRIAQEDYGISLAFHHHMGTVVQDADEVSEMMGRTDTEYVSLLFDTGHFSYCGVDPLEMAKKYADRIRHVHLKDIRKEVVEKVRRENLSFLHGVRLGTFTVPGDGCIDFSPIFRILAEYGYEGYMVVEAEQDPKKADPLEYAIKAREFIREQTGL from the coding sequence ATGTTTGATAAAGAAAAAGTAAGTCTGGGTATTGCGCCAATTGCATGGACAAATGATGATCTGCCGGATTTGGGAGGCCAGAACACCTTTGAACAGTGTGTCAGTGAGATGGCCCTTGCGGGGTATAGTGGGAGTGAAGTGGGGAATAAATATCCAAAAGATCCGGCCGTTTTAAAAAGGGCCCTGGATCTGAGGGGACTTGGAATTTGTAACCAATGGTTTTCCTGCTTTCTGCTTACAGAACCCTTTCAGAAGGTAGAGAAAGATTTCCGGGAACAGCTTGTATTTCTGAAACAGATGGGAGCTAAAATTATTGGCGTATCGGAACAGAGCTACAGCGTACAGGGGCAGCAGGGCACCCCTATTTTTGGACATAAATATAAGATGAATGAAAAGGAATGGGATACGCTATGTGGGGGACTGGACAGGCTGGGCAGAATCGCACAGGAGGATTATGGAATCAGCCTTGCATTCCACCACCATATGGGGACCGTGGTACAGGATGCAGATGAGGTCAGTGAGATGATGGGGAGGACAGACACAGAGTACGTAAGCCTGCTTTTTGATACAGGGCATTTCTCATATTGTGGAGTTGACCCGCTGGAAATGGCCAAGAAATATGCAGATAGAATCAGACATGTGCATCTGAAGGATATACGGAAAGAGGTTGTTGAAAAAGTCCGGAGAGAAAATTTAAGCTTCCTCCATGGAGTCAGGCTTGGGACGTTTACTGTGCCTGGAGATGGGTGCATAGACTTTAGTCCTATTTTCAGGATACTTGCAGAGTATGGATATGAGGGATATATGGTAGTTGAGGCGGAACAGGATCCGAAGAAAGCAGATCCGCTGGAGTATGCAATAAAGGCCAGGGAATTTATCAGAGAGCAGACGGGACTTTAA
- a CDS encoding CoA-acylating methylmalonate-semialdehyde dehydrogenase: MEKLKVFINGAFVESKTDVWYDLHNPSTGEITGQAPCCTEEEVEAAVQAAKAAFPGWSGTPALKRAQIMYKVRELIIRDYEELTYTVAEENGKTWGEADGDVAKAKEGTELATQVPSLMMGESMMDASKGYDTVKYREPLGVFAGIAPVNFPAMIPFGWMAPTCIATGNTLVLKAASFTPRTALKLAAIYKEAGVPDGVLNVITCSRNEVDLLLNHPDIKGISFVGSTPVGKSVYQRAAASGKRAQALCQAKNHALVMADCALQRTAAGVINSAFGCAGQRCMALSCVVVEEAIADRFVEELVKQAKQIVLTKAYDRSHPKGSKTLGPITYAKHYEEVIRDIQKGVDEGADLILDGRNPELPEDMKDGYFVGPTIFDHVTEKMSIGSEEIFAPVLCVKRCKTFEEGLAIMNANPYANGSVIYTQSGYFAREFTRHTDGGMVGVNVGIPVPVGFFPFSGHKDSFFGDLHCLGKDAYRFFTESKTVTTHWFDEEEKKSIEVSTWDGTI, encoded by the coding sequence ATGGAAAAATTAAAAGTATTTATTAACGGTGCCTTTGTAGAGTCCAAAACAGATGTCTGGTATGATTTACATAATCCATCTACCGGTGAAATCACTGGCCAGGCGCCATGCTGTACAGAGGAGGAGGTGGAGGCGGCAGTGCAGGCGGCAAAGGCGGCCTTTCCAGGGTGGAGCGGCACACCGGCCTTAAAGAGGGCCCAGATTATGTACAAAGTGCGGGAGCTGATTATAAGGGACTATGAGGAGTTAACCTATACTGTGGCAGAGGAAAACGGAAAAACATGGGGCGAGGCGGACGGAGATGTGGCTAAGGCAAAAGAGGGGACAGAACTTGCCACCCAGGTGCCGTCCCTTATGATGGGGGAGTCCATGATGGATGCTTCAAAAGGATATGATACAGTGAAATATAGGGAACCCCTGGGCGTATTTGCTGGGATTGCCCCGGTTAATTTTCCGGCTATGATTCCTTTCGGATGGATGGCTCCCACTTGTATTGCAACGGGAAATACTCTGGTTTTAAAGGCGGCTTCTTTTACACCCAGAACTGCGCTGAAATTGGCAGCTATTTATAAAGAGGCCGGGGTTCCCGATGGAGTACTCAATGTAATTACTTGTTCCAGAAATGAAGTAGACCTTCTGCTGAACCATCCAGATATCAAAGGTATTTCATTTGTGGGGTCTACCCCTGTGGGAAAATCTGTATACCAGAGGGCGGCAGCCTCCGGCAAACGTGCACAGGCTCTGTGCCAGGCTAAAAACCATGCTCTGGTGATGGCTGACTGTGCTCTCCAACGGACCGCGGCAGGGGTCATAAATTCAGCTTTTGGATGTGCTGGCCAGAGATGCATGGCTTTAAGCTGTGTTGTCGTGGAGGAGGCCATTGCCGACAGGTTTGTGGAAGAGTTAGTAAAGCAGGCAAAACAGATTGTCCTCACAAAGGCTTATGACCGCTCCCATCCAAAGGGTTCGAAAACCCTGGGGCCAATTACTTACGCTAAACACTATGAGGAGGTAATCAGGGATATCCAAAAAGGGGTGGATGAGGGCGCCGACTTGATTCTGGACGGGAGAAACCCGGAACTTCCTGAGGATATGAAAGATGGGTATTTTGTGGGGCCAACAATTTTTGACCATGTGACAGAAAAGATGAGCATTGGAAGTGAAGAAATATTTGCCCCGGTTCTCTGTGTGAAGCGGTGCAAGACCTTTGAGGAAGGACTGGCGATTATGAATGCCAATCCATATGCAAATGGTTCTGTAATATATACCCAGAGCGGATACTTTGCGAGGGAGTTTACAAGACACACAGATGGGGGCATGGTAGGCGTCAATGTGGGAATCCCGGTGCCGGTTGGTTTCTTCCCCTTCTCAGGACATAAAGATTCTTTCTTTGGAGACCTGCACTGCCTTGGAAAAGATGCATACAGGTTTTTTACAGAATCTAAGACTGTGACAACCCATTGGTTTGATGAAGAAGAGAAGAAATCTATAGAAGTATCTACATGGGACGGAACAATTTAA
- a CDS encoding 5-deoxy-glucuronate isomerase, translating into MDKVFGYPRFDEAGEMVLTTYDNEYKAMMMDIRVYSMKGGEKRRFYKEAEETAILLLSGRVTYTWEGQAGTVSRRDVFTEGPWCLHVCRGAKATVLAGEDTEILVQCTHNMREFPSRLYGPDDAPWGYSCVGKFGNVAKRRVNTIFDHDICPKSNMVLGEVLNDRGNWSGYLPHRHPQPEAYLFKFDRPEGFGASFVGDQVFKSVNNSFSAIPGGELHPQAVAPGFQMYTCWMIRHIEGNPWLQTDRCEDGRYIWMHDAVF; encoded by the coding sequence ATGGACAAAGTATTTGGCTATCCCCGGTTTGATGAAGCCGGAGAAATGGTACTTACTACTTATGATAATGAATATAAAGCAATGATGATGGATATCCGTGTATACAGCATGAAAGGAGGGGAAAAGAGGAGATTTTACAAGGAGGCGGAGGAGACAGCCATCCTCCTGCTTTCGGGCAGAGTTACGTATACATGGGAGGGGCAGGCAGGGACTGTCAGCAGGCGGGATGTATTCACGGAAGGGCCGTGGTGCCTTCATGTATGCCGGGGCGCTAAAGCCACTGTTCTTGCCGGGGAAGATACAGAGATTCTGGTACAGTGCACACATAATATGAGGGAGTTCCCGAGCCGTCTGTATGGACCGGATGACGCCCCATGGGGATATTCCTGCGTGGGAAAATTTGGAAATGTGGCAAAACGGCGTGTAAATACTATATTTGATCACGATATATGTCCAAAATCCAATATGGTTTTGGGAGAAGTGTTAAACGACAGGGGGAATTGGTCTGGATATTTGCCCCACAGGCATCCCCAGCCGGAGGCATATCTGTTTAAGTTTGACAGGCCGGAGGGATTTGGGGCAAGTTTTGTAGGGGATCAGGTATTTAAAAGTGTCAATAACAGCTTTTCGGCAATACCAGGCGGGGAACTTCACCCCCAGGCCGTGGCGCCCGGATTTCAAATGTACACCTGCTGGATGATCCGGCATATAGAAGGGAATCCCTGGCTGCAGACTGACCGCTGTGAGGATGGACGTTATATATGGATGCATGACGCTGTATTTTAG
- the iolD gene encoding 3D-(3,5/4)-trihydroxycyclohexane-1,2-dione acylhydrolase (decyclizing): MEKTIRMTVAQAIVKFLDSQYVSMDGRETKFVEGFFTIFGHGIAVGLGEALDSNPGSLRVLQGRNEQGMCHVATAFAKQSNRKKIIPCASSVGPGAANMVTACATATVNNIPLLVFPADTFASRQPDPVLQQLEQSSSLAVTTNDAFKPVCKYWDRITRPEMIMTALINAMRVLTDPGETGACCIALCQDVEGESFDYPEYFFKKRVHRITRPLAVEEELEDIANVIAKAKKPLVVVGGGVRYSEAGEAVENFCQEFAIPFGESQGGKSACRSGHPYCLGGIGVTGTYASNILARDADVVIAIGSRLSDFTTGSKRLFKRDDVQFVTINVSKFHANKMDAVKAVGDARVTVEALAGKLRERKYRSSYTGEIENAKRIWGQEMKRLAEISYTGEDFEPMVKARDPRTIPEFVRLTGGKITQTAALAAIRRVIADDSIIVTAGGSLPSCMQRVWTTDQRGAYHAEYGYSCMGYEVAATLGVKFAEPDREVYCVVGDASFQMLHSEIMTIMQEQKKVNILIFDNCGFGCINNLEMNHGIGSMATEFRYTDGKTPCGDLIPVDYAKIGEGYGLKAYTCKTILQLEEALEDAKKQDIACLFDLKVIPKTMTEGYESWWNVGIATTSVKESVRKACKGVLEGRKEARDY, translated from the coding sequence ATGGAAAAAACAATACGTATGACAGTTGCCCAGGCAATTGTAAAATTTCTTGACAGCCAGTATGTGTCTATGGATGGACGAGAGACAAAATTTGTGGAGGGATTTTTCACGATTTTTGGACACGGGATTGCGGTAGGCTTAGGCGAAGCGCTGGATAGTAACCCGGGATCACTGAGAGTCCTGCAGGGGAGGAATGAGCAGGGAATGTGCCATGTGGCCACAGCCTTTGCCAAACAGTCCAACCGGAAGAAAATTATACCCTGTGCATCTTCTGTAGGGCCGGGGGCGGCCAATATGGTGACGGCATGTGCAACAGCCACAGTAAATAATATTCCCCTGCTAGTATTCCCCGCGGATACATTTGCATCCAGGCAGCCAGACCCGGTATTGCAGCAATTAGAGCAGAGCAGCAGCCTGGCCGTCACGACTAACGATGCATTTAAGCCTGTATGTAAATATTGGGACAGAATTACCAGGCCGGAAATGATTATGACAGCTCTTATTAACGCTATGCGGGTATTGACGGATCCAGGGGAAACGGGAGCGTGCTGTATTGCACTTTGCCAGGATGTAGAGGGAGAATCTTTTGATTATCCTGAGTATTTCTTTAAAAAACGTGTGCACAGAATTACTAGGCCGCTGGCAGTGGAGGAAGAACTGGAAGATATTGCGAACGTCATAGCCAAAGCTAAGAAGCCTTTGGTGGTGGTAGGAGGAGGAGTCCGTTACTCAGAGGCTGGGGAGGCGGTGGAAAACTTTTGCCAGGAGTTTGCCATTCCTTTTGGGGAGAGCCAGGGTGGAAAAAGTGCCTGCAGGTCAGGGCATCCATACTGCCTGGGAGGGATTGGCGTGACGGGAACTTACGCCTCCAATATTCTTGCCAGAGATGCGGATGTGGTGATTGCCATTGGTTCCAGGCTATCGGATTTTACTACTGGGTCAAAAAGGTTATTTAAACGGGATGATGTACAGTTTGTGACCATCAATGTAAGTAAATTCCACGCAAATAAGATGGACGCGGTCAAGGCTGTGGGGGATGCCAGAGTCACTGTAGAGGCATTGGCGGGAAAACTGAGAGAGCGGAAGTATAGGTCTTCCTACACAGGGGAAATCGAAAATGCAAAACGCATTTGGGGTCAGGAGATGAAGCGGCTGGCGGAGATTTCCTATACAGGGGAAGATTTTGAACCCATGGTCAAGGCCCGGGATCCCAGGACGATTCCTGAGTTTGTAAGGCTGACGGGAGGAAAAATTACTCAGACGGCAGCTCTTGCAGCGATACGCAGGGTGATCGCCGATGATTCTATTATTGTTACGGCAGGGGGATCCCTCCCCAGCTGTATGCAGCGAGTATGGACCACAGACCAAAGGGGCGCTTACCATGCCGAGTACGGGTATTCCTGTATGGGATATGAGGTGGCGGCTACATTAGGGGTTAAATTTGCCGAGCCGGACAGAGAAGTATATTGCGTCGTGGGGGATGCCAGTTTCCAAATGCTCCACAGTGAGATTATGACAATTATGCAGGAGCAAAAAAAAGTAAATATACTGATTTTTGATAATTGTGGGTTTGGATGTATAAATAATCTGGAAATGAACCATGGAATTGGAAGTATGGCTACAGAGTTCCGCTATACAGACGGAAAAACGCCCTGCGGTGATCTGATTCCGGTGGATTATGCAAAAATCGGCGAGGGATATGGCTTAAAAGCTTATACCTGTAAAACAATATTACAATTGGAAGAAGCCCTGGAAGATGCTAAGAAACAGGACATAGCATGTCTGTTTGATTTAAAAGTCATTCCCAAGACAATGACGGAAGGCTATGAGTCATGGTGGAACGTGGGAATAGCCACTACATCTGTGAAAGAGTCTGTAAGAAAAGCATGTAAAGGCGTTCTGGAGGGAAGAAAAGAAGCGAGAGATTATTAA
- the iolC gene encoding 5-dehydro-2-deoxygluconokinase, whose product MKYVEFDTSRPMDLVLLGRIAIDFNPAYNDQVKEEFKPLKDVHTFEKFVGGSPANIAVGVTRHGLKAGFLGKVSDDQFGDFVTEYFKGQGIDTSHVTRCTGGEKLGLTFTEMLSDRESHILMYRNCIADLQLHVDDIDEEYIRKSKALLVSGTALAESPSREAALKAVMLARKNNTKIIFDIDYREYNWTGSDEISIYYSIVAKEADIIMGSREEFDLTEKLIRPGMTDVESAAVWHGHHAEIVVIKHGMKGSAAYTSDGQSFSIKPFPVEARKSFGGGDGYGAGFLYGLYQGWEMIDCLEFGSAEASMMVRSNNCSESLPWTDEVHTFIKEEKEKFGEMLARV is encoded by the coding sequence ATGAAATATGTAGAATTCGATACATCCAGGCCCATGGATCTGGTGCTTTTGGGGAGAATTGCCATTGATTTTAATCCGGCGTACAACGACCAGGTAAAAGAAGAATTTAAACCGCTGAAAGATGTACATACATTTGAAAAATTTGTAGGCGGCTCCCCGGCTAATATTGCCGTGGGTGTTACCAGGCACGGACTGAAAGCAGGGTTCCTGGGAAAGGTGTCAGACGACCAGTTTGGTGACTTTGTGACAGAGTATTTTAAGGGGCAGGGAATTGATACTTCACACGTAACCCGCTGTACAGGAGGCGAGAAATTAGGGCTTACATTCACAGAGATGCTTTCTGACAGGGAGAGCCATATATTAATGTACCGCAATTGCATCGCGGATCTTCAGCTTCATGTAGACGATATAGATGAAGAGTATATCCGGAAGTCAAAGGCCCTTCTTGTCTCCGGGACGGCTCTTGCAGAAAGTCCGTCCAGGGAGGCGGCGCTTAAAGCGGTGATGCTTGCCAGGAAAAATAATACGAAGATTATTTTTGATATTGATTATAGAGAATATAACTGGACTGGCAGCGATGAGATCTCTATTTATTATAGTATAGTTGCAAAAGAGGCGGATATTATTATGGGATCCAGGGAGGAGTTTGACCTTACTGAGAAACTGATCAGGCCAGGCATGACAGATGTGGAGAGCGCGGCTGTATGGCATGGGCACCATGCAGAGATTGTGGTGATCAAGCATGGGATGAAAGGATCTGCCGCATATACATCGGACGGACAGTCCTTTAGTATAAAACCTTTCCCGGTGGAGGCGAGGAAGAGTTTTGGCGGCGGAGACGGCTATGGCGCGGGTTTCCTTTATGGGTTATACCAGGGGTGGGAGATGATTGACTGTCTGGAATTTGGTTCCGCGGAGGCGTCTATGATGGTGAGGAGCAACAATTGTTCTGAGTCTCTTCCCTGGACAGATGAAGTGCATACATTTATTAAGGAAGAAAAAGAAAAATTTGGTGAAATGCTGGCCAGGGTGTAG
- a CDS encoding LacI family DNA-binding transcriptional regulator — MAVTIQQIADKAGVSRGTVDRALNHRGRINPQVAERICLLAEEMGYVHKRRKRSDNKDKKLKIGIVTQLAKSSFMMEVNRGIKKAEEELQEKGIELILKEGISVDEEEQIRAIEELEEEGVHGLAIMPVECERIRVKLNSLTEEKKIPVVTFNSDIVGTKRICFVGMDNRKSGKTAAGLLGLLTRGMGKILVITGYFSNHVDNQRVDGFIEEIKSRYPQLEIAGVHGSFDETDEVEHIVETTMVNTTGITGILVVSGGQAGVGRAFEKLRLEQRPYVVIYDQTPKNEKALRDNTVDFLIDQNGYIQGYLPPHILSDLLVQGVDPGQEYLYTDINIKMSYNL; from the coding sequence ATGGCGGTAACGATACAGCAGATCGCGGACAAGGCAGGTGTATCCAGAGGAACTGTGGACCGGGCATTGAATCACAGGGGCAGGATAAACCCCCAGGTGGCAGAGCGCATCTGCCTTCTTGCAGAAGAGATGGGATATGTGCATAAGAGAAGGAAACGGTCGGATAATAAAGATAAGAAGCTGAAGATAGGGATTGTAACTCAGCTCGCGAAATCTTCATTTATGATGGAAGTAAACAGAGGGATCAAGAAAGCGGAAGAGGAGCTGCAGGAAAAAGGAATCGAGCTCATCTTGAAGGAGGGGATTTCTGTAGATGAGGAGGAACAGATCCGCGCAATCGAGGAACTGGAGGAGGAAGGGGTACATGGCCTGGCAATCATGCCGGTAGAATGTGAGAGGATCCGCGTGAAGCTGAACAGCCTGACAGAGGAGAAAAAAATTCCAGTAGTTACATTTAATTCTGATATTGTGGGGACGAAGAGGATCTGCTTTGTAGGCATGGATAATCGAAAGAGCGGAAAGACGGCAGCCGGGTTATTAGGGTTACTGACCAGAGGAATGGGGAAGATCCTGGTTATAACCGGTTATTTCAGCAATCATGTGGATAACCAGAGGGTGGACGGCTTTATTGAGGAAATAAAAAGCCGGTATCCACAGTTAGAGATAGCGGGAGTGCACGGCAGTTTTGACGAAACAGATGAGGTGGAACATATTGTAGAGACAACTATGGTTAATACCACAGGTATTACGGGTATTTTGGTGGTTTCAGGGGGACAGGCAGGGGTGGGCCGTGCGTTTGAGAAGCTAAGGCTGGAGCAGCGGCCCTATGTTGTAATATATGACCAGACCCCGAAAAACGAAAAAGCATTGAGGGACAATACGGTTGATTTCCTGATTGACCAGAATGGGTATATACAAGGGTATCTCCCTCCCCATATCTTATCAGATTTATTAGTGCAGGGAGTGGATCCCGGGCAGGAGTACCTATATACAGATATTAATATTAAAATGAGCTATAATCTGTAA
- a CDS encoding RNA-binding S4 domain-containing protein: MRLDKFLKVSRLIKRRTVANEACDAGRVLVNGNTGKASLNVKPGDIIEIQFGTKAVKVEVLQIQDTTKKEEAKELFKYL; encoded by the coding sequence ATGCGGTTAGATAAGTTTTTGAAGGTATCACGGCTAATTAAAAGGCGCACAGTAGCAAATGAAGCATGTGATGCCGGCAGAGTGCTTGTAAATGGAAATACGGGGAAGGCCTCTTTGAATGTAAAGCCTGGCGATATTATAGAGATACAGTTCGGTACAAAGGCTGTCAAGGTCGAGGTACTCCAGATTCAGGATACAACAAAAAAGGAAGAGGCCAAGGAACTCTTCAAATATTTATAA
- a CDS encoding HU family DNA-binding protein encodes MNKTELVAAIAEEAEISKKDAEKALKAFTDVVANQLKKGDKVQLVGFGTFEVSERAAREGRNPQTGKTMKIEACRAPKFKAGKALKDAVNA; translated from the coding sequence ATGAACAAAACAGAATTAGTAGCAGCTATTGCAGAAGAGGCGGAAATTTCAAAAAAGGACGCCGAAAAGGCATTGAAAGCTTTTACTGATGTAGTAGCAAACCAGTTAAAAAAAGGTGATAAAGTCCAATTGGTTGGATTTGGCACTTTTGAAGTGAGTGAAAGAGCAGCAAGAGAGGGAAGAAACCCACAGACTGGTAAGACTATGAAGATTGAAGCCTGCAGGGCTCCTAAGTTCAAGGCGGGCAAGGCTTTAAAAGACGCTGTGAATGCTTAG